The following coding sequences lie in one Timaviella obliquedivisa GSE-PSE-MK23-08B genomic window:
- a CDS encoding pentapeptide repeat-containing protein encodes MKLPQKILNARQTVSSKINKQLLPTLQQFWTWTELEKKKPWDYLELLVVPLFLALATLYISDQSSRSQKNADIARASQEKLAAQLESEKDQKLADQRYRQNALESYLDDMTSLIEKGLLDETKNKQLKTIARARTITALKILDGESNRLVIQFLRTAGLFSKSDNIASLPPVDLYNADLKGADLAGVNLSSLSLGRSSFQDSNLSGANLSFSYMGKVNFNGDRLSVNFNGANLSGAIIRGSDLTDAQLENANLSNANLQGSTLEYSNLRNANLTKANLQGGGSRAMAKDYINGKPPEPARLFGSDLTNADLRGANLSGVDLTQARLSGTNFQGANLEGANIPELTSSWFCRTIMPDGTVANPNCEK; translated from the coding sequence ATGAAGCTTCCTCAAAAAATTCTCAACGCTCGACAAACTGTATCTTCCAAGATCAATAAACAACTGTTACCAACTCTTCAACAGTTTTGGACATGGACAGAGTTAGAAAAGAAGAAGCCATGGGATTACTTGGAGCTTTTAGTCGTTCCTCTTTTTTTAGCTTTAGCTACTTTATATATTAGCGATCAGTCTTCCCGTTCCCAGAAGAACGCTGACATAGCTCGTGCTTCTCAAGAAAAGCTTGCTGCCCAATTAGAGTCCGAGAAGGATCAAAAATTGGCTGACCAGCGTTACCGACAAAATGCATTAGAGTCATATCTTGACGATATGACATCACTAATTGAAAAGGGCTTACTCGACGAAACCAAAAATAAACAACTAAAAACTATTGCTAGAGCAAGAACAATTACTGCGTTGAAAATTTTAGATGGTGAGTCAAATCGGCTAGTCATTCAGTTCCTTCGGACTGCGGGATTATTTAGTAAATCTGACAACATTGCATCTTTACCCCCAGTGGATCTATACAATGCTGATTTAAAGGGTGCTGATCTTGCAGGTGTTAATCTTAGTAGTTTGAGTCTTGGAAGGTCTTCATTTCAAGACTCAAATTTGAGTGGAGCCAATTTAAGTTTCTCTTATATGGGGAAAGTTAACTTCAATGGAGATAGGCTCAGTGTTAACTTCAATGGAGCTAATCTCAGTGGAGCGATAATAAGAGGCTCAGACTTGACTGATGCACAATTAGAAAATGCCAATTTAAGCAATGCAAATCTACAAGGTTCAACCTTGGAATACTCTAATTTGAGAAATGCAAATTTAACTAAAGCAAATCTACAAGGAGGAGGTAGTCGTGCGATGGCAAAGGATTACATCAATGGTAAACCTCCGGAACCTGCTAGGCTCTTTGGATCTGATTTGACAAATGCTGATTTGAGAGGTGCAAATCTCAGTGGAGTTGACTTGACACAAGCTAGATTATCTGGTACTAATTTCCAAGGCGCTAACTTGGAAGGCGCAAACATCCCTGAACTAACTTCTAGCTGGTTTTGTCGGACAATCATGCCAGATGGAACAGTAGCTAATCCCAACTGTGAGAAATAG
- a CDS encoding HD domain-containing protein, which produces MGKTSRLTQQIAFIIEIDRLKQILRQTYISDRSRPENTAEHSWHIALMATVLIEYAPPETDLLHATKMLLIHDIVEIDAGDTFAFDEVGNRNKAKREERAAERLFGLLPADQGNELRSLWNEFEAQQTPTAQFAAALDRIQPFLLNQQNQGGTWRKYGIRRDRVVARMRPVEVGAPALWSMVEEAIEECVAAGYLNT; this is translated from the coding sequence ATGGGAAAAACCAGCCGCCTTACTCAACAAATCGCCTTCATTATCGAAATCGATCGCCTCAAGCAAATCCTTCGCCAAACCTACATTTCCGATCGATCGCGCCCCGAAAACACCGCCGAACATTCCTGGCACATCGCTCTGATGGCAACGGTACTGATCGAGTACGCCCCACCCGAAACCGACCTACTCCACGCCACTAAAATGCTGCTGATTCACGATATCGTCGAAATTGATGCAGGCGACACGTTTGCGTTCGACGAAGTAGGCAACAGAAACAAAGCAAAACGAGAAGAACGAGCCGCCGAAAGATTATTTGGGCTACTTCCTGCCGATCAAGGCAACGAACTACGATCGCTCTGGAACGAGTTTGAAGCCCAACAAACCCCAACTGCCCAATTTGCAGCAGCCCTCGATCGAATTCAGCCTTTCTTACTCAATCAGCAAAACCAGGGTGGCACTTGGCGCAAGTACGGGATTAGGCGCGATCGCGTGGTTGCACGAATGCGTCCTGTAGAAGTCGGCGCGCCTGCTCTGTGGTCGATGGTGGAAGAGGCGATCGAAGAATGTGTGGCGGCAGGGTATTTGAATACTTGA
- a CDS encoding type II toxin-antitoxin system PemK/MazF family toxin, with translation MNRGEIWLVRLDPTIGTEISKTRPAVIVNDDSIGILPLKVIVPITDWKETFTTRPWMICLEPDSENGLSKNSGVDTFQVRSISEMRLIKYLGQLSTPTMRLISEALAIVLAI, from the coding sequence ATGAATAGGGGCGAGATTTGGCTAGTTAGGCTTGATCCAACTATAGGCACAGAGATCAGTAAAACTCGCCCAGCAGTGATTGTAAACGACGATTCAATCGGCATTTTACCCCTTAAAGTCATTGTGCCAATTACTGACTGGAAAGAGACATTTACAACTCGACCTTGGATGATTTGCCTAGAACCTGATTCAGAAAACGGACTCAGCAAAAATTCGGGAGTAGATACGTTTCAAGTACGCTCCATCTCTGAAATGCGTTTGATTAAGTATTTGGGTCAACTGAGTACCCCAACGATGCGGCTTATCTCTGAAGCATTAGCGATCGTTCTGGCGATTTAG
- a CDS encoding ABC transporter ATP-binding protein has translation MTVPLFQIDRLRVSYPHSPANSGGWAVDDVSITLQPGERIGLVGESGCGKSTLGRAAMRLLPGSTRIEGQVTFKGESVFDLSVEELRRFRGEAVALIFQDPMTRLDPLMTIGEHCVETLRAHRQLSRHAAKEQAIATLAAVKIPASRWAQYPHEFSGGMRQRVAIALALLLEPKLIVADEPTTSLDVTVSAQILQELTRLCQERQMGLMLISHDLAMVGEYCDRIAVMYRGKVVETGGAIEVLSHPQHPYTQSLLQAALHIQATPPSLPDSLFTAPPLLRLQHLQQHYTLEETFFSRFFSKPQDKTIRAVDGIDLDLYPGEILGLVGESGCGKSTLSRTILQLIRPTAGKVEFLGQELTTLSRQGLQQQRRQMQMVFQDPHACLNPLMTVGESISDPLLIHGLATAVEAKTQTQQMLERVGLTPTAEFYNRYPKDLSGGQQQRVAIARALITRPKLLICDEPVSMLDASVQSQVLALMLELKEEFDLTYLFITHDLWVARFLCDRIAVMSAGKIIELGKTETIFTHPQHPYTQTLLAAAPLLSRLSSTNG, from the coding sequence ATGACCGTCCCTCTTTTCCAGATCGATCGCCTTCGTGTTTCCTATCCTCACTCTCCTGCGAACAGTGGGGGATGGGCAGTTGACGATGTTTCGATAACGCTGCAACCCGGAGAACGGATTGGTTTGGTGGGTGAGTCGGGCTGTGGTAAATCAACTTTAGGACGAGCAGCAATGCGACTGCTGCCAGGGTCAACTCGAATTGAGGGGCAAGTAACCTTTAAGGGCGAGTCAGTGTTTGATCTTTCCGTAGAGGAACTCCGGCGGTTCCGGGGCGAGGCAGTGGCGCTGATTTTTCAAGATCCGATGACTCGGCTTGACCCGTTAATGACCATTGGGGAACATTGTGTAGAAACCTTGCGGGCGCATCGGCAGTTGTCGCGGCACGCTGCGAAGGAACAGGCGATCGCCACTTTGGCAGCCGTCAAAATTCCAGCCAGCCGCTGGGCACAGTACCCTCACGAGTTTAGCGGCGGCATGAGGCAGCGTGTGGCGATCGCCCTGGCTCTTTTACTCGAACCCAAACTCATCGTTGCCGACGAACCCACAACCAGTCTTGATGTCACCGTCTCAGCCCAAATTTTGCAAGAGCTAACCCGTCTTTGCCAGGAACGACAAATGGGGCTAATGCTGATTTCCCATGATTTAGCAATGGTAGGAGAATATTGCGATCGCATTGCTGTCATGTACCGGGGCAAAGTGGTGGAAACGGGAGGAGCGATCGAAGTCCTCAGCCATCCTCAGCATCCCTACACTCAATCTCTTTTGCAAGCCGCCCTCCACATCCAAGCCACACCTCCCTCCTTGCCCGATAGTCTTTTTACAGCGCCGCCCCTACTGCGTCTGCAACACCTACAACAGCATTACACCCTCGAAGAAACCTTTTTCTCCCGCTTCTTCTCTAAGCCGCAAGACAAAACTATCCGAGCCGTCGATGGCATTGATCTGGATCTCTATCCTGGCGAAATCCTGGGGCTAGTCGGAGAATCGGGCTGCGGTAAAAGCACTCTGTCTCGGACGATTTTGCAACTGATTCGCCCCACAGCAGGCAAAGTCGAGTTTTTGGGGCAAGAGCTTACAACGCTCTCTCGGCAAGGCTTGCAGCAGCAACGGCGACAGATGCAAATGGTGTTCCAAGATCCCCACGCCTGTCTCAACCCCTTGATGACCGTTGGCGAAAGCATTTCCGATCCTTTATTGATTCACGGTTTGGCGACAGCGGTAGAAGCTAAAACTCAGACCCAGCAAATGTTAGAGCGCGTGGGTTTGACCCCAACCGCAGAGTTTTACAATCGCTATCCCAAAGACTTGTCGGGTGGGCAACAGCAGCGAGTGGCGATCGCCCGTGCCCTGATCACTCGCCCCAAGCTACTGATTTGCGATGAACCTGTCAGCATGTTAGATGCCAGCGTTCAGTCGCAGGTACTAGCGCTAATGCTGGAGCTAAAGGAAGAGTTTGACTTAACTTACTTGTTTATTACCCATGATTTGTGGGTAGCAAGATTTTTGTGCGATCGCATTGCTGTGATGAGCGCAGGTAAAATTATCGAACTGGGCAAAACAGAAACAATTTTTACCCACCCCCAGCATCCTTATACCCAAACTCTATTAGCAGCAGCGCCCCTTCTCTCTCGCTTATCTTCAACCAACGGTTAA
- a CDS encoding long-chain acyl-[acyl-carrier-protein] reductase has translation MFGLIGHLTSLEHAQSVAKELGYPEYADQGLDFWCSAPPQIVDTIKVTSVTGQQIEGRYLESCFLPEMLAARRIKAATRKIINAMAHAQKHGIDITALGGFSSIIFENFNLSQIRQVRNIHLEFDRFTTGNTHTAYIICRQVEQSAKKLNIDLSQATIAVCGATGDIGSAVCRWLSARCDVAELLLVARNPERLQALQDELGRGKIMVLEEALPQADVVVWVASMPKGVEIDPTTLKQPCILIDGGYPKNLGTKVKHPGVYVLNGGIVEHSLDIDWKIMSIVNMDIPARQLFACFAESMLLEFEKLYTNFSWGRNQITLEKMDLIGQVSMKHGFRPLLDLTS, from the coding sequence ATGTTTGGTCTAATTGGTCATCTTACGAGTTTGGAACACGCCCAGTCCGTCGCCAAAGAATTAGGCTACCCGGAATACGCTGATCAAGGGCTTGATTTTTGGTGCAGTGCCCCACCACAAATTGTAGACACTATTAAAGTTACTAGCGTGACCGGGCAACAAATTGAAGGGCGCTACCTGGAATCTTGCTTTTTACCCGAAATGCTGGCAGCCCGACGCATCAAGGCTGCCACCCGCAAGATTATCAACGCAATGGCACACGCCCAGAAACACGGCATTGACATCACGGCATTAGGTGGCTTTTCGTCCATCATTTTTGAAAACTTTAACCTCAGCCAAATTCGCCAAGTTCGCAACATTCATTTAGAGTTCGATCGCTTCACCACAGGCAATACTCACACCGCCTACATTATTTGCCGCCAAGTCGAGCAATCTGCCAAAAAACTCAACATTGATCTATCTCAGGCGACGATCGCCGTTTGTGGTGCGACTGGCGATATTGGCAGCGCCGTTTGCCGCTGGCTCAGTGCCCGTTGTGATGTTGCAGAACTGTTGCTTGTTGCCCGCAACCCAGAGCGGCTTCAGGCGTTGCAAGATGAATTGGGGCGAGGCAAAATTATGGTTTTAGAAGAAGCGTTGCCCCAAGCCGATGTTGTGGTTTGGGTTGCCAGTATGCCTAAAGGAGTCGAGATTGACCCCACTACGCTTAAGCAGCCTTGCATCCTAATCGATGGCGGCTATCCCAAAAACTTGGGGACAAAGGTAAAGCATCCAGGGGTTTATGTTCTCAACGGTGGCATTGTGGAGCATTCTCTAGATATCGACTGGAAGATCATGTCGATCGTCAATATGGATATTCCAGCGCGACAACTCTTTGCTTGCTTTGCCGAGTCGATGCTGTTGGAATTTGAAAAGCTGTACACCAATTTTTCTTGGGGACGCAACCAAATTACCCTTGAAAAAATGGATTTAATTGGACAGGTTTCGATGAAGCACGGTTTTCGACCATTGCTAGATTTAACTTCTTAG